The Paenibacillus tianjinensis genome has a window encoding:
- a CDS encoding CgeB family protein yields MKAVKAKKRRTRPRDYRDGYQEGYRLGLCEAVKRLNSPEVAACRPFKLMYVPQGFEAIDTGITEALRLLVSELVLSTPETMLEVAAREMPGAVLVMNGLHVFPENHLEQIDEIKKLGIPTAIWFADDPYFTEDTSVICLHYDHVFTHELGCVEFYRSLGAGSVHYLPLCVNPQMFYPRRTGPQHKFDIVFIGNAFRNRTALFDELAPYLKGKKVLIAGGFWERLSQFEELSPFIKSGFIPPEETANYYSGAKLVINIHRPWEGGQDNRNTFQLPSRSINPRTYEISACGTMQLTDIREDLGSYYRPGHDLETFASTEELKRKIDYYLKHEKERRKFALRGLQTTLRHHTFTARLPQLLNVITSQL; encoded by the coding sequence GTGAAAGCCGTGAAAGCAAAAAAGAGAAGAACGCGTCCGCGGGATTATCGGGACGGCTATCAGGAAGGATACCGTCTCGGCTTATGTGAAGCTGTGAAACGCCTGAATTCTCCAGAGGTGGCAGCATGCCGGCCGTTCAAGCTGATGTATGTGCCCCAAGGCTTTGAGGCGATAGACACAGGGATCACAGAAGCACTCAGGCTGCTGGTAAGTGAGCTGGTGCTCAGCACACCTGAGACGATGCTGGAGGTTGCGGCGCGGGAAATGCCGGGAGCAGTCCTCGTCATGAACGGGCTGCATGTGTTTCCGGAGAACCACCTGGAACAAATTGATGAAATCAAAAAGCTCGGGATTCCTACAGCAATCTGGTTTGCAGATGACCCTTATTTTACCGAAGATACCTCCGTCATCTGCCTGCATTATGATCACGTGTTTACGCATGAGCTGGGATGTGTGGAGTTTTACCGCTCGCTCGGGGCGGGCTCCGTTCATTACCTTCCACTCTGCGTGAATCCCCAAATGTTCTATCCGCGCAGGACAGGACCGCAGCATAAGTTTGATATTGTGTTCATCGGCAACGCCTTCCGCAACCGTACTGCACTGTTCGACGAGCTGGCGCCCTATCTTAAGGGCAAGAAAGTGCTGATCGCCGGCGGCTTCTGGGAGCGGCTGAGCCAGTTCGAAGAGCTGTCTCCTTTCATTAAAAGCGGCTTTATCCCGCCGGAGGAAACGGCAAATTATTACAGCGGTGCTAAGCTGGTCATTAATATCCACCGGCCGTGGGAAGGCGGGCAGGATAACCGCAACACCTTTCAGCTGCCGTCACGCTCTATTAATCCCCGAACCTATGAAATCAGTGCCTGCGGAACCATGCAGCTGACAGATATCCGTGAGGATTTAGGAAGCTATTACCGCCCGGGCCATGACTTAGAGACCTTCGCCTCCACCGAAGAGCTGAAACGCAAAATCGACTATTACCTGAAGCATGAGAAAGAGCGCCGGAAGTTTGCCCTCCGGGGGCTGCAGACAACACTGCGTCATCATACATTCACCGCAAGGCTGCCTCAATTGTTGAATGTGATTACTTCACAACTGTGA
- a CDS encoding transposase, with protein sequence MSGTRKSYNDEFKKQTVKYIQEQTKTVAELAQELDIPAKTLHQWLGKYRQFQSEPVSSPEKVKELERQLKERDRQLADLAEEMEILKKAVHIFSNPKN encoded by the coding sequence ATGAGTGGAACACGAAAAAGCTATAACGACGAGTTTAAAAAGCAGACGGTAAAGTATATCCAAGAGCAGACCAAGACGGTGGCGGAACTGGCCCAGGAGCTCGATATCCCTGCAAAAACCCTACATCAATGGCTAGGAAAATACCGGCAGTTTCAGAGTGAGCCTGTGTCCAGTCCGGAAAAGGTTAAAGAGCTCGAGCGCCAGCTGAAAGAACGAGATCGGCAACTGGCCGACTTGGCCGAGGAAATGGAAATTTTAAAAAAAGCAGTGCACATCTTCAGCAATCCAAAGAACTGA